TGCATATTTTGCAGAACCTGTGGACAGGCTGCCCATGGGAAAGATACATGAGACCGGATATGGTGCAGGAGATGCAGATACTGACATGCCAAACGTCCTGCGTGCAATGCTCATGGATGTTGAAGGAGAGCTATCCCGCGATACTATAGAAGTCCTTGAAACGAACGTTGATGATGTGACAGGAGAAGTGCTGGGAAGCCTGTTCGACAAACTCATGGAAGTCGGAGCAAAGGATGTTGCCATAACACCCACCACTATGAAAAAAGGCCGAAGTGGCCACATAATACAGGTAATAGCAAGACCCGAGGATAGTACACGTATTGCAGGCGAACTTATGCGCCAGACAGGCACTCTGGGAGTACGCGTGATCCCAACAAAGCACCGATTCATCGCTGACCGCAGGATCGGAAAAATAACTATCGTCATTGCAGAACAGGAATATGAGGTTTCTGTGAAGATCGCGCAGGACAAAAGCGGTGAGATACTTCACATCTCTGCAGAGTACGAGGACTGTCGTCAGATAAGTGACGTTAGTGAATTGCCTTTGAAAGAGGTCATGAGGCGCGCAGAGGAGCGCGCCTGGAAGATCTTCAGAGGATTTTGAGTGAAAATACGTTTTTGGGAAATTGTACCCAAAAGATGGACTATTTGTGCGGCGTGTCCGACCCAGGAAGGAATCATGCCTTTAGATCCTTTTTTTAAAAGCAGGAAGAAATGAAAGAATCGAATTCCATCAAGACAAAACGACTTGTTTTAGACAAAAAAAGCATCATAAGGATTTATGTGTGAAGAAATGCCTCAGTAAAGAGAGATATAACTCTTTATCAAAAATATAAGGAAATAACTTATTTTTTAATTTCTTTTCATAATTAAATTTTAAATAATGATTATGTGTTGTTATTCAAGAAAGCGTCCTTTGAGCACGATATAATAGCCATTGATCAAAAAATGGATAATCTACAAAAAATAAATTTATTTTTTTTGATTAGAAATTAAATTACTCATATAAATAAACATATTAAATGAGTTTTATAGGTAGCTGTTTTAAGCAATTTTCCTGCATAAAATAAAAAGAATATTGAAGATATTGTTATCAACTGTCTGAAGAAATAAAATGAAAGGAAGCCTACTCCTTGCGTTTCTTTAAACAACAATGTATATTAACTATTAATTCTCAATTGTAGAAAACTTTATATCTAGACAAATTAAGTCCAGTTTTTTTGTTTATAAAATAATTAATAAATAAAATCGAAGATTTATTCAAAAAGCCAATCCATATATAAATAAAACAGTAAACTTTATATTCTAGAATATTAGTGTCTGTTTGCCTACTGCAACAGGAGCAAAGGGCAAACAAAGGAGTCAAAAACTATTTTCAAAATATAAAGGAGAAACATCTATGGTAAAAAAGATAGAAGTTAGAGTTGTATCAGCTTCACCTCTGCCACATGCATTGCATGGTTTCAGGTTGAGCGACGGAACAGTTGAAGAGACTACCGCACATCCTGTTATTGAAAGCTCCGCTCGTAGAGCAGCTGAGTGATAGTTGTCACTTATTTCCAGGCACTGATATTTCTTCAGGATATATCTTTGCCACAACTTACCTTCAAAAACGATCGGCTTTCAATAAAGCCTAAAACAAGATAAAAAATGTCGTCCGTGAGGAACTTACTTCCTCACGACCTCTTTTGCCAGTTTTAAATATTCAGTACATTCATCCATTCTTACTGCAGCAGTACGAATGTTTTCCGCGACTTCCTTAAAGCCAGCGGCTTCCAGCCTGACGATCCAGTCATTGAAGCTCTTGCTATGGCTGTCGTTGTGCTCTATCCAGTGCTCCAGAAGATGTTCCAGTTTTCCTTCGTCCAGTTCTTCTACCATTTAACTACCTCCACTTAAGTAATTATCAAACTTCCCTTGGATCAGTGATCTCGCCGGTAAGTGCGGACGCTGCAGCTGTTGCAGGGGACGCCAGGTAGATCTGTCCACCGGTACCCATCCTGCCCCTGAAATTACGGTTTGCTGTAGAGATGCATACTTCCCCTTCTCCGATGACACCCATATGTCCACCAAGACATGGACCGCATCCGGGGGTTGCAAGGGTCGCACCTGCCTCCAGCAATGTTTCTGCAATGCCGTTGCGGATAGCTTCGATCATTATTGAGCGTGATGCAGGGATGACGATGGTCCTTACTGCCACTTTCTCGCCTTTAAGGAAATCAGCAGCAACCTCGAGATCCTCGAGCCTTCCGTTGGTACATGTTCCGATGAAGACCTGATCCACCTTTGTACCGGCCACTTCAGGGACATCACATACATTGTCAACCTGATGAGGGCGGGCAACCTGAGGTTCAAGGTTTGCTCCGTCGATCTCGTACTCAGCACAGTATTCAGCATCTTCGTCAGCATATACAGGCTCGTAATCTTCGACTGCCCTGCCCTTAAGGAATTCGAATGTCTTCTTGTCAGGCGGTACGATACCAGCCTTGCCGCCCATCTCGATGGCCATGTTAGAAAGGGTCATCCTGCCAGACATTGAAAGGTCTGTAATTGTGTCACCGTAGAACTCCGCTGCTTTGTAAGTAGCACCAGCAGCACCTACTGTACCAATGACCTTGAGAGTAACATCCTTGGCAAGTACATTTTTACCCAATTTCCCACTGGCTGTCACTTTGATGGTCTCTGGAACCTTGAACCAGAGCTTTCCTGAAGCAAAGATCTCGGACATGTCAGTTGCCCCAACACCGGTACCGAATGCTCCGAAAGCGCCGTATGTACATGAATGGGAATCAGCACCGACCACAAGTTTACCAGGCATTGCAAAACCGTTCTCAGGAAGAACCTGATGGCAGATACCTTCACCCACATCAAAGAAATTGGGGATTCCCTGCTCTGCGATCCACTCCCTGATGTCGTGATGTAAATCAGCAGTTGTCTCCGTGTTGGCCGGAGTTAGATGATCGAATGGGATCACAATACGTTTTGGGTCCCAGACCTTATCAAGACCCATCTTCTTGAATGATCTTACTGCAAGCACACTGGTGCCGTCATGGGCCATGGCATAATCCACGTTAGCCATCGTAAACTCATTTGCTTTTACTTCTTTTCCGCTTGCCCTGCTAAATATTTTCTCGCTTATGGTACTCAAAAGACTAACTCCTGTATCACTTGCTTACTGAATACTACAGTAACCAGATAGATATGTGTATCTGTCCGAAAGATCCGAAACGGATAAAGAGAAGCGGCAAGGAATAAAAAAGCAGTTGTAAGAAAGAGGATTCAGAGATACCTTGATACCGATAAATGGAACAGATCAATGTAAAAAAGAAAAGAATTAAGAATAAATGAAAGAGGGATTATGAAAGGGCTTTAAGTCTTTCAATGTTCTCCAGCATCATCCTGTTCTCAGAGATCACCTTCTGCTCGATGGTGTCAATAATCTCATCCATTGGAACAGTGAGAGTATAAACTTTTATTGGCCTGCCTTTGCCCTGTTTTTTCTTTACTTCCTCCACCTCAACCCAGTTGTTCTTCTGGAGATAGTTCATGGCAATACTGACCTCTGGCTGCCTCAGTCGCGACATCATCTCCACTTCACGTGAGGTTACCTGTTCAGAGCCCAGCAAGCAGGCAAGTGTCTTTGCCACAGGTTTTGAAACATTAAGTTTCTGAAGCAACAGAACCATTTCATTATCTTCGTCATCCATATAGAAGTCTCTATTATTCATACGTCCACCATTATAGTATGTATTTTATAAAGGAGATAATATCTATTCATTTATAAATTTTATGTTTTATTTATTATATTATCCCGGTGAGGTTACACAGCCAGATGCGCCAGATCTCAAGCTCCAGATCTCGCTTCTGCATACGCCAGATCTCGCTTCTGGAGCGCGGTTCGAGATGTTGCGCTTCGCTCAACATCTCAAATACAGTTTTTGCTGCTGTTGCTATATGAAGAAAAACAGGAAAATTATGGCCGGATGAATTCATAAATACAGTGTGTAAATTGGAAAGAGGAGAAATTGATAGCTAATACTACAGATATTAGCAATTAGAAAATAAGTAGTTAAAGATAGTAAATTTAGAAAAGATAGATTGGTGGGCCCGCTGAGGTTCGAACTCAGGACCTCACGGTTATCAGCCGTGCGCTCCACCTGGCTAAGCTACGGGCCCAATGCGTCTCTTGCACGATGTTGTTCATCGTACGAGCTACACAATACACATCCTAGTATATAATGGTTTTGTTTCGCAGCAACCTCATTTTGTAAATATCGAAGGTGTGCTGGAAAATGATAGAATAATCCAGCGATAGGTTTATTTCCGATAATGGTAAGTATGTTCTAAACATTGGGCCGGTAGATCAGGGGAAGATCGCTACCTTGGCATGGTAGAGGCCTCGGGTTCAATTCCCGACCGGTCCACCAATTTCTTTGATACGTTTTATTGATGTTATTTTGAATTTTTGTTATGTGATGTATAACTAGATCTACATACACAACAAGATGCGATCAAACAATTCCCTTAATTATGTTCTATACGATATACGCGTAAATATATCACATGAATAATCATTAAGGATTTTGGAAATGTATATATAAGATTGCTGCGTATTTATATACAATATTTGCATGGAAATGCAAACGATCAAGCTATCACCAACGTCCAATACGTTTTTTGCAATTCCATAACGCTGATTTTTAGCCTAACATATGGACTACTGGGAAATATTCGGGGGTAAAGAATAATGACCAAGCTAACTACGGGAAAGATCTCCATCGAAGATCTGGAAAACGTTCAGATCAACATTAGCAACATTGTGGGAGCTATCGAAAAGGAAATAGAAGAAAAAGGTGAAGGAGGACCAACACCAAAACCCGGAATAGAAGAGTTGAGGGACTGGGACTTCAAACTGCTCGATCGGTACGAACCTGTGTACACACCGACATCCGACCAATGCAGTTACTGTACGTTCGGTCCATGTGATCTGACAGGTAACAAAGAGGGAGCTTGTGGCATCAATCTGGAAGGACAGACTTCGCGAGAGTTCCTGCTTAGCACGATAATTGGAGCTGCAGCCCACTCAGCGCATGGACGTCACCTCCTCCATTATTTGATAGAAAAATTCGGCAGGGACCATCCCATAGAGGTTGGACCATCCAACATCAAAGCACCTAACACCCAGACCGTCACCGGGCACAAACCAGAGACGATCGGGGATCTTGAAGAGGTACTGCAGTATGTAGAAGAACAACTGACCCAACTTATGGCAACCATCCACATGGGCCAGGAAGGCGAATCTATCGATTTCGAGTCAAAAGCCCTGCATGCAGGGATGCTCGACCACGTGGGTATGGAAGTATCTGATATCGCACAGATCTCATGCCTGGAATTCCCAAAAAGCGATCCTGAAACACCTCTCGCAGAGATAGGGATG
This genomic stretch from Methanococcoides sp. LMO-2 harbors:
- a CDS encoding transcriptional regulator, which translates into the protein MNNRDFYMDDEDNEMVLLLQKLNVSKPVAKTLACLLGSEQVTSREVEMMSRLRQPEVSIAMNYLQKNNWVEVEEVKKKQGKGRPIKVYTLTVPMDEIIDTIEQKVISENRMMLENIERLKALS
- a CDS encoding 3-isopropylmalate dehydratase large subunit, translating into MSEKIFSRASGKEVKANEFTMANVDYAMAHDGTSVLAVRSFKKMGLDKVWDPKRIVIPFDHLTPANTETTADLHHDIREWIAEQGIPNFFDVGEGICHQVLPENGFAMPGKLVVGADSHSCTYGAFGAFGTGVGATDMSEIFASGKLWFKVPETIKVTASGKLGKNVLAKDVTLKVIGTVGAAGATYKAAEFYGDTITDLSMSGRMTLSNMAIEMGGKAGIVPPDKKTFEFLKGRAVEDYEPVYADEDAEYCAEYEIDGANLEPQVARPHQVDNVCDVPEVAGTKVDQVFIGTCTNGRLEDLEVAADFLKGEKVAVRTIVIPASRSIMIEAIRNGIAETLLEAGATLATPGCGPCLGGHMGVIGEGEVCISTANRNFRGRMGTGGQIYLASPATAAASALTGEITDPREV
- the larC gene encoding nickel pincer cofactor biosynthesis protein LarC codes for the protein MRALIFEPFSGASGDMFLGTMVGLGVDSSELREIIESVVEVTVSVGKANKCGIQATDVHILTEKDQNSRTYQDVIDAVMEAQLPTEVRESALGIFRLIGEAESKVHGKKLEELHFHEVGQDDAIADVIGACYAIHKMKVGAIFCTPVNVGGCTVKAAHGRFPVPAPATLEILNQSGLDIYSSGDRELLTPTGAAILAYFAEPVDRLPMGKIHETGYGAGDADTDMPNVLRAMLMDVEGELSRDTIEVLETNVDDVTGEVLGSLFDKLMEVGAKDVAITPTTMKKGRSGHIIQVIARPEDSTRIAGELMRQTGTLGVRVIPTKHRFIADRRIGKITIVIAEQEYEVSVKIAQDKSGEILHISAEYEDCRQISDVSELPLKEVMRRAEERAWKIFRGF